GGGCAGCGAGACGATCGATCACTTGGCGTACGGAGAGATCGCGGCCGCTCACCACACGTAGCGTACGCCCAGCCCGAAGTTCGTCCCACTCAGATCGAGGTCGACGGGGGGATCGCCCGGAGAGACCCACGTCAGATCGAAGTCGTCGAGCCGCAGAGTCCGATAAGCCGCGCTACCGACTATGCCTAGGTGGCCGGTGACGACCCGGTCCAGTCGGAGCGACGCCTCGAGGCCGACCGCGCTGTCCGTTCCCGATTGCCGCCAGCTCTCCTCGGTCTCGATGTACCGCCCACTCATGTAACCCGCGCCTGCCCCAACCTCCATGCCGATCCCCGCGACTCCCAGAGGTGATCGCCCGAGGAGCAGGACGTAGCCTCCGCTCAACTCGATCTTCGCGCGAAACGCGCCGCCGGCGCTGCGTCCGGACGCGCTTCCCTGCGCCATCTGGAAGCCCGCCGTGACACCAACGTGGGGTGCGAAGAACAGACTTGCCTCAATGCCTCCCCCCTGGAGAGTGCGAAGGGCGCCGATGTCTCCATCCCACGTGGCATTGATCCATTCGATGTAGTCGTTGAGCCGCCCCAACTCGGGACGGATGACCTGATACTGCCCCGTTACGGCGAACCGTGGGGGGATGTAACCACTGACTGCCGACTTCCTGTCGTCGATCGCCACGGGCGTTTCACCCCATCCAAATGTCGTCTTGGCGCTTCCGGAGGAATAGGCGCCGTCGAGTTTCGTGACCTTGTTGAAGAAGAGCTGCGTGTCGCCAGGCTGGTACGGCTTCATGTCGAATCCGGCATTGACGAGCTTCTGATGGAGCCGCCTCGTGATCTCCGTTGCGCTCGTTCCCCTCTCGAACTCCTCCGTGAGGACGATCTCCTGGCCGCCCTGGGTCGCGGACACCGAGATCGTGACCTTGTTGGTCGTCGTCCCGCCCGTTCCTCCCGAGGCGTCACCCTGTGTCACGAGGATCTGGATCGACCCCGGCCCGTGTGGAGGGAATGTCGTCGGTCGCGCGGGTGTCCGCCCTGTCGGCACCGGCCGGGGGGGGTGGCGTCGGCTTGGGAAGCCTCGGAAGCCGGCCCGTGATCACGGGCGGGGGAGTGGGCTGTGGCGTCCGGCCGGGCGGTGGCGGCGGCACGAAGAAAGCGACAGGCAGCTTCCCATTGAGCGATGTTCCCACCCTCACCTTCTTCACGTTCTTGATCTTTAGACGGGACTTTGCCTGTCCGTCGTCGTGCCGCGGCCCGTCCACGCTGAACCCTTTCTGCCGGAGGGCGTCGGCGAAGTAGGTCGTGACGGCTCGCGCGTGGGATCCCTGGGGAAACGTGTAGGTGAGGACCGTCACGTTTCCGGCGTTGTCCTCCACCTCCACGCGAACCGTGGTGCCCTCTTTGGCATCCAGCTCGCCGTTCGCGTTGCAGAGGACGTTGAACTCGATCTCGACCTCGTTCTCTTGCGTCTCCTCGGCTCGAGGAGCCGGGGGCAGGAGCACGAGCAGCGCGGCGGCGGTACCGAGGATGGTCGGCTTGAGCTTCATGGCGTCACCTCCCGCGGTGGCCCCCCTCCCCCGGCCACCAGGCAGAGGCAGGGATCGTTAGCAACCGGTTGCGTCGCGAGGTGCTGAAGCCAGCGCAGCAGCATCATACCAAATCCACCCGCGTCCCGCTCCATCGCCCGGTCCGTCCGGGCGTCACCGGCCGAGGCGGTTCTCGGGGTCTCAACTTCGACTGAATCCAAGGGCAGGCAAGCGCCGTAGTAGGAGGCAGAAACTGGGGCTAGACCGGATTGACTTCGCCCGAGAAACGGGCGGGCGCGCTGCCTCGCCGCGCCCACCCTACTTCCATCAGTCCCTGAAGAGCGCTCGGAGCGTCCCCCAGGTGGTCGCCCGCGTCGGGACGCTCGGCATCCAGTCGATCACGCGGATCTGATCGATCCAGAAGCGGCAGTCGGGATCGGTGCCCGACGATGTGTTGATCAGGACCCGGTAGAAGTTCCTGTTCGGGTTGCCATGCGCCCGGTCGGCGACGACCTGCGAACCATCAAGCCATGCCGAGTAGGTCCCCGCATCCATGTCGAAGGCCACAAGGATCGGCAAAGGCCGCCCGGTCGGGCAGGGAATCCCCTCGGCCGCCGTCCCGCTCAGATCCGTCAACGTGATCGTGCCGTCGTTCTGCGGCCGAATGCGCAGCAGTGCCTGCCACTGGGCCGGGTAGAGCTCGATGTAGGGCTGGCAACTCTCGCCGACCTGCTCGTACCAGAGATCCATGATGATCACGACGAGGCCGGTCGAGACCGACGCGGTGGGAAGCTCAAAGCCCAAGTTATGCGGGTACGGGACATCCGTGTCGTGAACTTCGAGACACGGGGTCGGGAACGGGGTCGATCGGACGATCGCATCGACCTTGTCGCCAATCCAGGTGGCTTCGCCGATGGCCGTGCCCCCTGTTCCGAGCGGGGCGTCGATCTCCTTGTCGTCGAAGGTGACCGACAAATAGGTCTGATCCGCGCGCGAAGCCCATGGAACGACGACCATGCAGAGAGGGAGGGCGAAAGCGGCAAGGGGGATGCTCCTGATGTGCTTCATGACTCGCGGCCTCCTGTGCGGTAGTGCTCGATCGCCCCGGCGCTCCAGGCCGCGCGACCTGGGCGGGGCCTCGGACTTCGCGCGCCCCACTATCGCGAGACTGCGCTGATGGGTCAAGCAGGATCGCCGATGACGGCGGGGGGGCTACAGTGATCGCGCGCCGCGCGCCCCAGGTCAGTCCCAGATCCCGAGGAACGCCTTTCCATCCTCCGACGCGTGCTTGCGCGGATCCCAGGGAGGCTCCCAGACGAGCTCGATCTTGGCCTTCCGGACACCGGCGGCGCGGCGGACCGCCATCTCCGTCGCGCCGAGGATCTGAGGTCCCATGGGGCACATCTGGCTGGTCAGCGTCATGGTGACCGTGACCTCGCCGGCATCCTGATCGATGCCGATCCCGTAGACGAGGCCGAGATCGAGGATCGACAGACCGAGCTCGGGATCGGTCACGGGGCGCAGAACCTGACGGATCCCATCCTCGGTGATCCGAACGCCGGAGTCGGCCTTCTTCCCGCCCGATTCCCTCACCCGCGCGCCTCCTCCGTTGTGGCCGCGGCGTCCTGCGCGTCCTCTCCACCCCGCTCACGCGCGCGCAGCGACTCGCGAAGAGTCATCCAGGGAAGCATGGCGCACTTGATCCGCACGGGAAACCTGGCCACGCCTCTCAGTGCATCGAGATCCCCGAGATCCAGATCGCCGGCGGGCTCCTCTCCGCGCAGCAGAGCGCGGAACGCCTCGATCAGCCGTTCGGCCTCTCCCCGAGTCCTTCCCGGAAGCAGATCGGCCAGCATCGATCCCGACGCGACGCTGATCGCGCACCCGCGGCTCTTCACCTGGACCTCCCGCACGACGTCGCCATCCATCGCCAGCGCGACGAGCACCTCGTCCCCGCAAACGGGATTGAAGCCGCGGCGCTGCACGTCCGGAGCGGGCAGCGGTTCCCTGCCGCGCGGACTCCGATAGTGATCCAGCACGACATCCCGATAGAGCGCGTCAAGTTCGGCGAACGGCTTCTCCAAAGTAGGATCTCGCCTCCGAAAGGGCCGCGACGAGCGCGTCCACGTCCGCCGCGTCGTTGTAAAGGTAGAAGCTCGCGCGGGCGGTCGCCTGCGCACCGAGCCGTCGCATGAGCGGCTGAGCGCAATGATGCCCCGCCCTGATGGCTACCCCGTTCATGTCAAGGATGGTCGCCAGATCGTGGGGATGGACCGTCGCGTCCGAGAATGAGATCACCCCTGTCCGCTCGGCCGGCGACCGAGGGCCGTGAATCTGGAGTCCTCCGATCGCCGACAGCCTCTCGAACGCATAGCCGGTCAGCTCGATCTCGTGCGCGCGGATCGCATCCATGCCGATGGACTCGAGGTAGTCGAGCGCAGCTCCGAATCCGACGACTCCCGCGATGTTCGGCGTGCCGGCCTCGAATTTCCACGGGATCTCGTTCCAGGTGGCCGCATCGAGCGTGACCTCCCGGATCATCTCCCCGCCCCCGAGGAACGGCTCCGCCTCCTCCAAGAGATCGGGCCGGGCCCAGAGGACGCCAACGCCGGTAGGACCCAGCATCTTGTGCGCCGAGAAGGCAAGGAAGTCGACGCCGAGATCGCGTAGATCGATCGGCAGGTGCGGCACGCTCTGCGCTCCGTCCAGCAGGACCGGGACTCCGCGCGCTCGGGCGATCGAGACGATCCTCGTGATCGGGTTGATCGTGCCGAGGACGTTCGAGGCATGCGTCAGGGCGAGGATGCGCGTCCTCGGCCCGATCAGGTCTTCGAGCCGATCGAGGATCAGATGCCCTTCATCGTCGATCGGAACATGCCTGAGAACCGCTCCCGCCCGCCTGGCGATCATGATCCAGGGGACCAGATTGCTGTGATGCTCCATCTCCGTGAGGAGGATCTCGTCGCCCGGCCGGAGCCGGGGCTCGACCCAGGCTCGCGCGGCAAGGTTGATCGCCTCGGTGGCGTTGCGCGTGAATACCACTCCCCGCGGGTCGTCGGCACCGATCATGCGGGCGACGCGCGCGCGCGCGGCTTCGTAGGCCTCGGTCGCCTCCTCGGCGAGCTTGTGGATTCCTCGGTGCACGTTGGCGTTCGACCGAGCGTAGTAATCGGCGAGCGCGTCGATGACGACCTGGGGCTTCTGCGTCGTCGCGGCGCTGTCGAGATAGACGAGCGGTCGCCCGTTCACCTCGCGCCGCAGGATCGGGAAGTCGCCGCGTATCCGCGCCACGTCCAGCGAAGCCGCCGTCGGGCCGCCGCCGGCCTCGAGCCTCCCGTCCCTACGCGTCGAGGCCGACATAGACGTGATCTCCGATCACCTTGGTCGGGAAGGCCCGAACCGGCGCGATCGCCGGCATGCGGAGGGCCACCCCCGAGCGGATGTCGAACCGGGCGCCGTGACGCGGGCACTCGATGGCCATCTCATCGATCCTCTGCGCGTCCAGCGGACTCTGGTCGTGGGAGCAAACGTCCTCGATGGCGTAGAACTCCCCGCCGGCGTTGCACACGACGACCCTATCTTGCCCGATCGTGACGGCGCGGCACTCCCCTGCGGGAATCTCATCCGTGCGGATCGCCTGCGTGTATGCCGTGCTCATGGCCTCGTGATCTCCGCCGCGCGCGCGGCGAGCTCGCCCATGATGGTTTCGGTTTCATCGCTGCCGAGATGGCT
This genomic window from Candidatus Eisenbacteria bacterium contains:
- a CDS encoding non-heme iron oxygenase ferredoxin subunit encodes the protein MSTAYTQAIRTDEIPAGECRAVTIGQDRVVVCNAGGEFYAIEDVCSHDQSPLDAQRIDEMAIECPRHGARFDIRSGVALRMPAIAPVRAFPTKVIGDHVYVGLDA
- a CDS encoding cysteine desulfurase translates to MDVARIRGDFPILRREVNGRPLVYLDSAATTQKPQVVIDALADYYARSNANVHRGIHKLAEEATEAYEAARARVARMIGADDPRGVVFTRNATEAINLAARAWVEPRLRPGDEILLTEMEHHSNLVPWIMIARRAGAVLRHVPIDDEGHLILDRLEDLIGPRTRILALTHASNVLGTINPITRIVSIARARGVPVLLDGAQSVPHLPIDLRDLGVDFLAFSAHKMLGPTGVGVLWARPDLLEEAEPFLGGGEMIREVTLDAATWNEIPWKFEAGTPNIAGVVGFGAALDYLESIGMDAIRAHEIELTGYAFERLSAIGGLQIHGPRSPAERTGVISFSDATVHPHDLATILDMNGVAIRAGHHCAQPLMRRLGAQATARASFYLYNDAADVDALVAALSEARSYFGEAVRRT
- a CDS encoding SUF system NifU family Fe-S cluster assembly protein codes for the protein MRRRPPARASTFTTTRRTWTRSSRPFRRRDPTLEKPFAELDALYRDVVLDHYRSPRGREPLPAPDVQRRGFNPVCGDEVLVALAMDGDVVREVQVKSRGCAISVASGSMLADLLPGRTRGEAERLIEAFRALLRGEEPAGDLDLGDLDALRGVARFPVRIKCAMLPWMTLRESLRARERGGEDAQDAAATTEEARG
- a CDS encoding metal-sulfur cluster assembly factor translates to MRESGGKKADSGVRITEDGIRQVLRPVTDPELGLSILDLGLVYGIGIDQDAGEVTVTMTLTSQMCPMGPQILGATEMAVRRAAGVRKAKIELVWEPPWDPRKHASEDGKAFLGIWD